One Oryza brachyantha chromosome 3, ObraRS2, whole genome shotgun sequence DNA segment encodes these proteins:
- the LOC102712244 gene encoding metal transporter Nramp6-like, giving the protein MSIAFLDPGNLEGDLQAGAAAGDTLLWLLLWTTAMGLLVQLLSARLGVATGKHLAELCRDEYPCWARRALWLMAEVAMVSADIQEVIGSAVAIKILTHGLLPLWAGVVITGLDCFIFLSLENYGVRKLEALFAVLIATMAWSFAWMFIDTKPNGKDLIIGIIVPKLSSRTIRQAVGLVGCVITPHNVFLHSALVQSRKIDPGNECQVGEALRYYTVESTVALVVPFMINLFVTAVFAKGFHGTEEAGSIGLENAGHYLQEKFGGEFFPVLYIWGVGLLAAGTSSTITGTYAGQFIMSGFLNWRLKKWIRALITRGFAIVPTIAVALWFNTSDSALDVLNEWLNVLQSIQIPFALIPLVTLVSKKQVMGVFTIGPRTQIATWIIASVPIIVNGYLLIDFFSSEMRGVLSGAVICVLVLGYTSFLLYLILRGVKLQG; this is encoded by the exons ATGAGCATCGCGTTCCTGGACCCGGGCAACCTCGAGGGCGACCTccaggccggcgcggcggccggcgacacGCTGCTGTGGCTGCTCCTCTGGACTACGGCCATGGGCCTGCTGGTGCAGCTGCTCTCGGCCCGCCTCGGCGTGGCCACGGGGAAGCACCTCGCCGAGCTCTGCCGCGACGAGTACCCGTGCTGGgcgcgccgcgcgctctgGCTCATGGCCGAGGTCGCCATGGTGAGCGCCGACATCCAGGAGGTCATCGGGAGCGCCGTGGCCATCAAGATCCTCACCCATGGCCTCCTCCCGCTCTGGGCCGGCGTCGTCATCACCGGCTTGGATTG CTTCATTTTTCTCTCCCTGGAGAACTATGGGGTGAGAAAGCTGGAAGCTTTGTTTGCAGTTCTCATTGCAACAATGGCCTGGTCCTTTGCTTGGATGTTTATAGACACCAAGCCCAATGGGAAAGACCTGATTATTG GCATTATTGTCCCCAAGTTGAGCTCAAGAACAATCAGGCAAGCCGTTGGGCTCGTGGGATGCGTCATCACGCCTCACAACGTGTTCCTCCATTCTGCCCTTGTACAGTCGAGAAAAATCGATCCCGGTAACGAATGCCAAGTCGGCGAAGCCCTGAGGTACTACACCGTCGAATCCACCGTGGCGTTGGTGGTTCCCTTCATGATAAATCTGTTCGTCACAGCAGTTTTCGCGAAAGGGTTCCATGGCACCGAAGAGGCAGGCAGCATTGGCCTCGAGAACGCTGGCCATTACCTGCAGGAGAAGTTTGGGGGAGAGTTCTTCCCTGTCCTTTACATCTGGGGCGTTGGGCTTCTGGCCGCCGGCACGAGCAGCACCATCACCGGAACCTATGCTGGACAGTTTATAATGAGTGGGTTTCTGAACTGGAGGCTGAAGAAATGGATCAGGGCACTGATCACTAGAGGCTTTGCAATTGTGCCGACCATAGCTGTTGCTCTGTGGTTTAACACGTCTGATTCTGCACTGGATGTTCTGAATGAGTGGCTCAATGTGCTCCAGTCGATTCAGATACCTTTTGCGCTTATCCCACTGGTGACATTGGTATCCAAGAAACAGGTCATGGGAGTGTTCACAATTGGTCCAAGAACACAA ATTGCGACCTGGATAATTGCATCCGTACCGATAATTGTCAATGGGTACCTCTTGATAGATTTCTTCTCTTCAGAAATGAGAGGCGTATTATCAGGTGCAGTTATCTGCGTGCTGGTGCTTGGTTATACCTCATTCCTGCTTTATCTCATCCTCCGGGGAGTGAAGCTGCAAGGCtaa